The Vibrio kanaloae genome has a window encoding:
- a CDS encoding tetratricopeptide repeat-containing diguanylate cyclase, with protein sequence MNKNNVLGSFLLVVTMSAIFGLYLLYPLNDVDFSPPQADSTSAYTPEKELSQTEYGKKLIHILGLSRSSPSVAKHQLDLLRPPTGINDKAIYQAYRLMILSNVAQHQRDADAVMSYVEQIKTLSEHEDMLWLKSESLVESAIEYLKKGELAIAEIEIRSAISIAESIRYDQLLVKAYNTAGAINNVRNDLQDAQYFLYKGLQLGKQYPTHIYNSKLMSNMALLYIYLEDWPKALRIIEKAKKLYFNSGLLEDDAIGILYINESFVYLSSGDVTNGRIAYEKAKALDSKKVTARYKILLLRTYSDVLLSEGNFSKALQVANQCLQAPNIKKYTFQNGQCYLSRALANIGLDQDNAILDDLERALVIFEVVGSRSWKVLGLKTLAEYYESQGALDTALSYYKQYYHGNKALLFDKRQSDIFLLEQDNAKKTLANENELLNTEKDLNELLLQKEQLRNRIVVTLIIMVSISAGLLAIRLRSTQSKNKALVTQSTTCALTGLYNRRYLEQLLTQPVSFNASRFGISLAILDLDHFKRVNDTFGHDVGDEVLVEVARRVKQHLFPNDAVSRWGGEEFVILLSGSIDPEQQLNVIRLAISETPIDTQSGSLDLTTSIGASIGIAHEQLNQDTYKKYLKAADDALYQAKESGRNQVIIAES encoded by the coding sequence ATGAATAAAAACAACGTTTTAGGTTCATTTCTACTCGTTGTGACAATGAGTGCCATATTCGGGCTTTATTTGCTGTATCCGCTCAATGATGTGGACTTTAGTCCTCCTCAAGCCGACAGTACTTCTGCCTACACTCCAGAAAAAGAACTCTCTCAAACTGAATATGGAAAAAAGTTAATTCATATTCTCGGTTTGTCACGCAGTTCCCCATCTGTTGCAAAACATCAACTTGATCTACTTCGGCCGCCCACTGGCATTAATGACAAAGCAATATACCAAGCTTATCGACTTATGATTTTGTCGAATGTCGCTCAACATCAACGAGATGCCGACGCCGTGATGTCCTACGTAGAGCAAATAAAAACGTTGTCTGAGCATGAAGATATGTTGTGGTTGAAGTCAGAATCATTGGTTGAATCTGCGATTGAATATCTCAAGAAAGGGGAACTTGCAATCGCTGAAATTGAAATTCGATCCGCGATAAGCATTGCTGAATCTATTCGTTATGATCAGTTATTGGTTAAAGCGTATAACACCGCGGGAGCGATTAATAACGTGCGAAACGACTTGCAAGACGCTCAGTACTTTCTCTATAAAGGGCTGCAACTTGGCAAGCAGTATCCAACGCATATTTATAATAGCAAGCTTATGTCGAACATGGCGCTGCTCTACATTTATTTAGAGGATTGGCCTAAAGCCCTGCGTATTATCGAGAAAGCAAAAAAGCTCTATTTTAACAGTGGCTTACTTGAAGATGACGCGATTGGCATCCTTTACATAAACGAGTCATTTGTGTATTTAAGCAGTGGCGATGTGACTAATGGCCGAATTGCTTATGAAAAGGCAAAAGCACTCGATAGCAAAAAAGTCACTGCTCGATACAAAATCTTATTACTGAGAACCTACAGTGATGTACTGCTATCAGAGGGCAATTTCAGCAAAGCATTACAAGTGGCTAATCAATGTCTTCAAGCGCCGAATATTAAGAAGTACACGTTTCAAAACGGGCAGTGTTACCTAAGCCGCGCGTTAGCAAATATTGGACTAGATCAAGATAACGCCATATTGGATGATCTTGAACGAGCACTTGTAATCTTTGAAGTGGTTGGGAGCAGAAGTTGGAAGGTGCTAGGCTTAAAAACACTGGCTGAATATTACGAATCTCAGGGCGCCCTTGATACTGCACTGAGTTACTACAAACAATATTATCATGGCAACAAAGCGTTATTGTTTGATAAAAGGCAGAGTGACATTTTCTTACTAGAACAAGACAATGCAAAGAAGACACTCGCTAACGAAAATGAATTACTCAATACAGAAAAAGACCTCAACGAGTTGCTGCTTCAAAAGGAACAACTGAGAAACAGAATTGTGGTGACATTGATTATAATGGTCAGCATTAGTGCTGGATTACTGGCGATTAGGCTTCGCAGCACTCAAAGTAAAAATAAAGCGCTGGTCACTCAATCTACGACGTGTGCGCTAACGGGTCTATACAACAGACGCTATCTAGAGCAGTTGTTAACTCAGCCAGTATCTTTTAATGCTTCACGGTTTGGAATCAGTCTAGCTATTCTAGATCTTGACCACTTTAAGCGCGTTAATGACACCTTTGGACATGATGTTGGTGATGAGGTTTTAGTGGAAGTCGCAAGGCGAGTAAAGCAACACTTATTTCCAAATGACGCAGTGTCTCGCTGGGGTGGTGAAGAATTTGTTATACTGCTGTCTGGTTCCATTGATCCTGAGCAACAGTTGAACGTTATCCGTTTAGCCATTTCCGAAACCCCCATTGATACGCAATCCGGCTCTTTAGACCTCACCACGTCGATAGGGGCGTCGATTGGTATTGCTCATGAGCAACTCAATCAAGATACTTACAAGAAGTACCTCAAAGCTGCGGATGATGCATTGTATCAAGCGAAAGAGTCGGGTAGGAATCAAGTCATCATCGCTGAAAGTTAA
- a CDS encoding DHH family phosphoesterase: protein MHYDVFNGDADGIIALLQLRLSEPKDSVLISGVKRDIKLVSQVVTQMVEQGNVSSVAVLDVSMEKNLSALHNLLDANIDVFYCDHHRTGEVPRSQHLETLVNTAPECCTSLLINQKLNGEYVAWAIAAAFGDNLKTVATQLAVENGFDDPQIAFLEELGTLVNYNGYGTSLSDLHFTPITLYQTLYQYPNPFHLLDDKDSVFYRLRAAYQNDHQQLSNLVPVYESEAVRVFELPGEAWARRISGVFGNEIVNQDSHRAQAVLTKNQDGKSYTVSLRAPLSNRTGADEICSSFATGGGRKAAAGINQLSEVDKANFISLVERYYCPGSRV from the coding sequence ATGCATTACGATGTATTCAATGGAGATGCAGATGGCATCATCGCGTTATTACAGCTGCGTTTAAGCGAGCCAAAAGACAGTGTGTTGATCTCAGGTGTAAAGCGAGACATTAAATTAGTGTCTCAAGTGGTCACTCAAATGGTCGAGCAGGGAAATGTTTCGTCTGTCGCGGTATTGGACGTATCCATGGAGAAAAACCTATCAGCGTTACACAATCTGTTAGATGCCAATATTGATGTATTCTATTGCGATCACCATCGCACGGGAGAAGTTCCGAGATCTCAGCACCTGGAGACTCTTGTTAATACAGCGCCAGAGTGCTGTACCAGTTTGTTGATAAATCAAAAGCTAAACGGTGAGTATGTAGCATGGGCAATTGCCGCGGCTTTTGGTGATAACCTTAAAACGGTTGCAACACAGTTAGCGGTTGAAAATGGATTTGATGACCCCCAAATCGCTTTTTTGGAAGAGCTGGGTACTTTGGTTAACTATAACGGTTACGGTACGTCATTGAGCGACCTACACTTCACGCCTATTACGCTTTACCAAACTCTTTATCAATATCCAAATCCATTTCACCTTTTGGATGACAAAGACTCCGTGTTTTATCGCTTGCGCGCGGCTTATCAAAATGATCATCAACAATTATCGAACCTAGTCCCAGTATATGAGAGTGAAGCCGTTCGTGTGTTTGAACTGCCGGGAGAGGCTTGGGCAAGACGCATTAGTGGTGTATTTGGTAATGAGATCGTAAATCAAGACTCCCATCGTGCACAAGCGGTGTTAACGAAAAATCAAGATGGTAAATCTTACACGGTGAGCCTGCGGGCACCATTATCAAACAGAACCGGTGCCGATGAAATTTGCTCTAGCTTCGCAACGGGTGGCGGTAGAAAAGCAGCGGCAGGTATCAACCAGCTTAGTGAAGTAGACAAAGCGAACTTTATCTCACTAGTTGAACGCTATTATTGTCCCGGGAGTAGGGTATAG
- a CDS encoding adenylosuccinate synthase, which translates to MPSIVVVGANWGDEGKGRIVDFLANEASASIRFQGGNNAGHTVVNDFGTFKLHQLPSGIFNPDCTAILGPGMVISPAALTEEIEEVQAAGIKVKMAISDRATLCLPLHALEDTLEEERLGDGAYGSTRQGIAPAYGDRVMKKGILVGWLNQPEILEQRIQFLLDWKMPQLKALYPQCDFTQTASEMTEWLLEVTKAWRPFICNVTEPLKALQAQGANLLFEAQLGAGRDLVYGEYPWTTSSNVTAAYAGIGSGLPALRPERVIAVAKSFSSSVGTGTLVTAMEEQDSFRESSNEYGATTGRPRDMGYFDAVATRNGVDLQAATEIALTKIDCLSGLSELKICTAYSGEHTENPIWPQTAELKPVYEDMAGWDEDITDCRSFESLPQAAQDYVTRIEELMGVPIVMVSVGPEREQMIIRG; encoded by the coding sequence ATGCCATCTATTGTTGTTGTAGGCGCTAACTGGGGCGATGAAGGCAAAGGCCGTATCGTTGATTTTTTAGCAAACGAAGCTTCTGCTAGCATTCGCTTTCAAGGCGGAAACAATGCTGGCCATACCGTAGTAAACGACTTTGGTACGTTCAAACTGCACCAGCTACCAAGTGGCATTTTTAATCCTGATTGCACAGCGATTCTTGGCCCTGGCATGGTGATCAGCCCTGCTGCATTAACTGAAGAGATTGAAGAAGTACAAGCGGCTGGTATCAAAGTGAAAATGGCGATTTCAGACCGCGCGACATTGTGTCTGCCTTTGCACGCCCTTGAAGATACGCTTGAAGAAGAGCGTTTAGGTGATGGCGCTTACGGCTCAACACGCCAAGGTATTGCACCAGCGTACGGAGATCGTGTGATGAAGAAAGGCATTCTTGTGGGTTGGTTAAATCAGCCTGAGATTTTAGAGCAGCGCATTCAATTCTTACTTGATTGGAAAATGCCTCAACTAAAAGCGCTATACCCTCAATGTGATTTCACTCAAACCGCTTCTGAAATGACAGAATGGCTACTTGAAGTAACGAAAGCTTGGCGCCCATTCATTTGCAACGTGACGGAGCCACTCAAAGCACTGCAAGCACAGGGCGCTAATTTACTGTTCGAAGCACAATTAGGCGCAGGTCGTGATCTTGTTTACGGTGAGTATCCTTGGACCACATCTTCCAATGTTACCGCAGCCTACGCGGGTATCGGTAGTGGTTTACCTGCCCTTCGCCCTGAACGCGTTATTGCGGTTGCTAAATCATTCAGCTCATCTGTGGGTACTGGTACGCTAGTAACTGCAATGGAAGAGCAAGACAGCTTCCGCGAAAGCTCTAACGAATACGGCGCAACAACAGGTCGCCCACGTGATATGGGTTACTTTGATGCGGTAGCCACACGCAACGGCGTTGACCTGCAAGCTGCGACTGAAATCGCACTGACTAAGATAGATTGCCTGTCTGGTTTGTCTGAACTTAAGATTTGTACGGCTTACTCAGGTGAGCACACTGAGAACCCAATTTGGCCGCAAACAGCAGAACTAAAGCCTGTATATGAAGATATGGCAGGCTGGGACGAAGACATAACTGACTGCCGCTCGTTTGAGAGCCTTCCTCAAGCAGCACAAGATTACGTAACTCGCATCGAAGAGTTGATGGGCGTGCCAATCGTGATGGTATCGGTAGGCCCTGAACGCGAGCAAATGATCATTCGAGGTTAA
- a CDS encoding M20/M25/M40 family metallo-hydrolase has translation MTQINEQRLVDHFCDLVKIDSESRNEKAIAEALAEQLGELGFDVHKLAVPAQVSNGFNIYARLDGTLPGSTVFSCHMDTVTPGIGIEPIIEDGIIRSKGNTILGGDDKSGIAAIMEAVRCIQAEGQAHKTIEIAFTVFEEGGLFGSLNFDMSYIQSEHAIVLDTGGPIGTIVNAAPGQQKVTATIKGRPAHAGLAPEEGISAIQVAADAITKMNLLRIDEETTANVGIVEGGQATNIVMPELKVVAEARSLNGEKLTAQVEHMISTFEASAKQFGAEVEIESTRAYDAFVIADDHPHILSIKSAFEKLGVTANTKRTGGGSDANNFNAKGLTTVNLSTGMAKVHTTEEYIAVKDMVSITEFVMAYVTQ, from the coding sequence ATGACCCAAATTAATGAACAACGTCTTGTCGACCATTTCTGCGATCTTGTGAAAATCGATAGTGAATCACGCAACGAAAAAGCCATCGCGGAAGCACTGGCTGAGCAGCTAGGTGAACTCGGCTTTGACGTACATAAGCTGGCCGTTCCTGCACAAGTGTCGAATGGTTTCAACATCTACGCTCGTCTAGATGGCACTCTTCCAGGCAGCACAGTATTCAGTTGCCACATGGACACAGTAACGCCAGGTATCGGCATTGAGCCAATCATTGAAGACGGCATCATCCGTTCAAAAGGCAACACAATTCTAGGTGGCGACGACAAGTCTGGTATCGCAGCTATCATGGAAGCGGTTCGTTGCATTCAAGCTGAAGGACAAGCGCACAAAACCATTGAAATCGCATTCACAGTATTCGAAGAAGGCGGTTTATTCGGTTCTCTGAATTTCGATATGTCTTACATTCAATCTGAGCACGCTATCGTTCTAGATACAGGTGGCCCGATTGGTACGATCGTAAATGCTGCACCAGGTCAACAGAAGGTAACCGCGACAATCAAAGGCCGCCCGGCTCATGCTGGCTTGGCACCAGAAGAAGGCATTAGCGCAATTCAAGTAGCTGCAGACGCAATCACCAAGATGAACCTGCTTCGTATCGATGAAGAAACAACAGCAAACGTGGGTATTGTTGAAGGTGGTCAAGCGACGAACATCGTAATGCCGGAGCTTAAAGTAGTAGCAGAAGCGCGTTCACTGAACGGTGAGAAGCTAACTGCTCAAGTTGAGCATATGATTTCGACATTCGAAGCAAGCGCGAAGCAATTTGGCGCCGAAGTGGAAATCGAATCAACTCGTGCTTATGATGCATTCGTGATTGCAGACGATCACCCGCATATTCTTTCTATCAAATCGGCATTCGAGAAACTTGGCGTAACGGCAAACACCAAACGTACTGGTGGCGGTAGCGATGCAAATAACTTTAATGCTAAAGGTCTAACAACCGTTAACCTTTCTACTGGAATGGCAAAAGTTCACACCACTGAAGAGTATATTGCAGTGAAAGACATGGTCTCAATCACTGAGTTTGTTATGGCTTACGTAACACAATAA
- a CDS encoding DUF2726 domain-containing protein: protein MTNIFIVVIVLVVFFYFIQKYLVKHDDTKDHAYQKKGSLMSAQQATFYNALKSAVGNHGEVFAKVSMSNVLVPAKANNKKNWFIANNKISRSYFDFVVCDPRTLEPRVIIELDNGKELNKGKADREKLLIHVCKSAGLPLIGASIKHSYQVSRLKRLLAAHIDLIEPSKEVRFCKKCGSPMIIKLASQGDHKGRRFFTCSRQPNCTYTENYNVVFDVDDE from the coding sequence ATGACTAATATCTTTATCGTTGTAATTGTTCTGGTTGTGTTCTTTTACTTTATCCAAAAGTATCTAGTGAAGCATGATGACACCAAAGATCATGCTTATCAGAAAAAAGGGTCGTTGATGTCGGCGCAACAGGCGACATTTTATAACGCACTTAAATCCGCTGTGGGCAATCATGGTGAAGTGTTTGCTAAGGTCAGCATGTCGAACGTTCTTGTCCCCGCTAAGGCTAATAACAAGAAGAATTGGTTTATCGCCAACAACAAAATCTCACGTAGCTACTTTGATTTTGTGGTCTGCGACCCGCGAACGTTAGAGCCTCGCGTGATTATTGAACTTGATAACGGCAAAGAGCTCAACAAGGGAAAGGCCGATCGAGAAAAGCTACTGATTCACGTGTGTAAATCGGCAGGCTTACCACTGATTGGTGCATCTATTAAACACAGCTATCAAGTGAGCCGTTTGAAGCGGTTACTGGCGGCACACATCGATTTAATTGAACCATCAAAAGAAGTTCGATTCTGTAAAAAATGTGGTAGCCCGATGATCATCAAGTTAGCAAGTCAAGGTGACCATAAAGGCCGACGCTTTTTCACTTGTAGCCGCCAGCCGAACTGTACGTATACCGAGAACTACAATGTGGTGTTCGATGTGGATGACGAATAA
- a CDS encoding LysR family transcriptional regulator has product MMLDINLLKTFVTLAEYKHFGKAANALHMTQPNVSLHLKQLEQQTRIKLIERSPFQLTQAGERLLETSQRTLLELQICQTDLNAINDLKIGTLTIAVSDIISRFLLIRPFQKFKAQYPGIDLTLLNTTSSQASSLVKNAQADLGFVISKEQQNESLHFVELQELSWCALGDGFEVQIADNHKKNDAKEAESDTELTLILLGHDTRTRDFIDEGLPSLNLSNYRVMEVGSVDAQIDWAEAGFGVAIIPEFAISTKQYLKSKITPLTGFSSTSLGYVVRQNQVLSKATKQLLGWVDEEINCSDESK; this is encoded by the coding sequence ATGATGCTTGATATTAATTTGTTGAAGACGTTTGTGACGCTAGCGGAATATAAGCATTTCGGGAAAGCGGCGAATGCACTGCACATGACGCAACCCAATGTGAGCTTGCACTTAAAGCAATTAGAGCAACAAACGCGTATTAAGTTGATAGAGAGAAGCCCATTTCAACTGACTCAAGCGGGTGAGAGGTTATTGGAAACAAGCCAAAGAACGTTACTCGAACTACAGATTTGTCAGACGGATCTCAATGCTATAAACGACCTTAAAATAGGGACGTTAACCATTGCTGTAAGTGACATCATTTCTCGGTTCTTGTTGATTCGCCCGTTCCAGAAGTTCAAAGCGCAGTATCCGGGTATCGACCTTACGCTATTGAATACCACGTCATCTCAAGCATCGAGTTTGGTTAAGAATGCTCAAGCCGATCTTGGTTTTGTTATTTCCAAAGAGCAACAGAATGAGTCACTGCATTTTGTTGAGCTTCAGGAGTTATCATGGTGTGCACTTGGCGATGGGTTTGAAGTCCAAATTGCGGATAATCATAAAAAAAATGATGCTAAGGAGGCTGAGTCTGATACAGAGCTAACTTTGATTCTGCTTGGCCACGATACAAGAACTCGTGATTTTATCGATGAAGGTCTGCCAAGCCTTAATTTATCTAATTACAGGGTGATGGAAGTAGGGAGTGTTGACGCCCAAATCGACTGGGCAGAAGCGGGGTTTGGTGTCGCCATCATTCCTGAATTTGCGATATCCACCAAACAGTATTTGAAGTCGAAAATTACACCACTTACCGGATTCTCTAGCACTAGCCTAGGCTATGTCGTTAGACAAAACCAAGTCTTGTCTAAAGCGACCAAGCAACTATTAGGCTGGGTTGATGAGGAAATAAACTGCTCTGATGAGTCAAAATAA
- a CDS encoding methyl-accepting chemotaxis protein, producing the protein MISLLFTTSQFADTTAQMSQAKQITKELEVRLLNLRRNEKDFLLRSDLKYLDKFDTNYNKFLASEAQLNVVLSDLGLVNSTRLRQDIETYYTSFVQLVKANEVIGLARDKGLLGQFYAQLDNISATANTEQKVELYRFNDLIEKGEFDPSVLTVNSSALLDAAKQVVAQKRVIGLKHNEGLLGETRSASHAIENQFSEFSEVLDREAQEEMDQRSLINNILCITLLLTIIVFSWLIVRSIIGKIESLLAVIRNIVDSNDVSIRSHLDGQDELGKLGQYFNQLLDQLESLIAASQSKSLQLTQSTSNMHDELVSVIKQFEVQANHTSTMTASVQEMVLTIGEISESTSVAAEGVHQAKVNADKGREVVVDTIDNITRLSERLSSSQDSISSLNHHVDQIGDAVNIIQGIAEQTNLLALNAAIEAARAGEQGRGFAVVADEVRALASRTHQSTTEITSVVTAIQSQMHASMTEIGECNQQGQLTLKDSEELDGSLQLILSDMESIQGNSERIASAIEEQGAVMAQVSDSITELNTISNDNNASAQHCLVEVDKVAEQANDMDRAVAQFKTS; encoded by the coding sequence ATGATTTCATTGCTGTTTACCACTTCACAATTTGCAGACACAACCGCTCAGATGAGCCAGGCTAAGCAGATTACCAAAGAACTCGAAGTTCGTTTGCTCAACCTGCGCCGTAACGAGAAAGACTTCTTGTTACGTAGCGATTTGAAATATCTCGACAAGTTCGACACTAACTACAACAAATTCTTAGCGTCTGAAGCGCAACTCAACGTGGTACTTAGCGATTTAGGCTTGGTCAACAGCACACGCTTACGACAAGACATTGAAACGTACTACACAAGCTTTGTTCAACTGGTAAAAGCGAATGAAGTTATTGGATTAGCACGTGATAAAGGTTTGCTCGGGCAGTTTTACGCACAATTGGACAACATCAGCGCAACAGCCAATACGGAACAAAAAGTCGAGCTATACCGATTTAATGACCTGATTGAAAAGGGGGAATTCGATCCAAGCGTGCTTACCGTGAATTCGAGCGCATTGTTAGATGCTGCAAAGCAAGTAGTCGCGCAGAAGCGAGTTATTGGCTTAAAGCACAATGAAGGTCTGTTGGGGGAAACACGTTCTGCCTCTCACGCTATTGAAAATCAATTTTCAGAGTTCTCAGAAGTACTTGATCGAGAAGCTCAAGAAGAGATGGATCAACGCTCTTTGATAAACAACATCCTGTGTATCACACTACTGTTGACTATCATTGTGTTCAGCTGGTTAATCGTGCGTTCTATCATTGGTAAGATTGAATCTTTACTCGCGGTTATTAGAAATATTGTGGATTCTAACGACGTGTCAATTCGTTCGCACCTCGACGGCCAAGACGAACTCGGAAAACTAGGGCAATACTTCAACCAACTGCTTGACCAACTAGAGAGTTTGATCGCCGCATCTCAATCTAAGTCACTTCAACTGACACAAAGTACGTCTAACATGCATGATGAGTTGGTGTCGGTCATTAAACAGTTTGAAGTGCAAGCAAATCACACCTCAACGATGACAGCATCAGTACAAGAAATGGTGCTAACTATCGGTGAAATCTCAGAGAGCACATCGGTCGCCGCAGAAGGTGTACATCAAGCTAAAGTTAATGCCGATAAAGGACGCGAAGTCGTGGTAGATACCATTGACAACATCACACGTTTGTCTGAACGCCTTTCAAGCAGTCAAGATTCCATTAGTTCGTTGAACCATCATGTTGATCAAATTGGTGATGCGGTGAACATCATCCAAGGCATTGCAGAACAAACCAATTTACTGGCATTGAACGCAGCAATTGAAGCAGCGCGAGCAGGGGAACAAGGGCGAGGCTTCGCCGTTGTTGCCGATGAAGTTCGAGCACTCGCAAGCAGAACGCATCAGTCAACAACGGAAATCACCAGTGTAGTAACCGCAATCCAAAGCCAAATGCATGCCTCGATGACCGAAATTGGCGAATGCAACCAGCAAGGGCAACTGACGTTAAAAGATTCAGAAGAGTTAGACGGAAGCTTACAATTAATCTTGAGTGATATGGAAAGCATACAAGGAAACTCCGAGCGTATTGCTTCTGCTATTGAAGAGCAGGGTGCCGTAATGGCACAAGTGAGCGATTCGATCACGGAATTGAATACTATCTCTAACGACAACAATGCATCAGCTCAACACTGTTTAGTTGAAGTTGATAAAGTAGCTGAACAAGCCAATGATATGGATAGGGCGGTCGCGCAGTTTAAGACGTCATAG
- a CDS encoding HNH endonuclease, producing the protein MKVGKLVQSFLPKVIEYCEQNDHTELERLCDADYSKQTFNINFSFLVDKNDLPPEISKRYWTNIYLVRGKTIRACSQWIERDTVYFIDYLKRIGIEYDESQLEGLLLDAKVTSKQKASVRSRKANSRYRGSAIGNAQNLLVRNVLSNLGSEQFSEEDWQATKAYFNHTCAYCGEAKELVIEHAIPINKVYLGEHKLGNLVPSCKECNSAKASKDFREFLDGSDDKIAVIESYMDKQNYVPLENNEQVKMILEMAYREVGAVAERYITIINELFVHEDDNDDVYKGVLEQAENYKKNGQSL; encoded by the coding sequence ATGAAAGTTGGCAAACTTGTACAGTCATTTCTACCTAAAGTTATCGAGTACTGTGAGCAAAATGATCACACGGAATTAGAAAGACTTTGCGATGCTGATTATTCTAAACAAACATTTAATATCAACTTTTCATTCTTGGTTGATAAAAATGACCTTCCTCCTGAGATATCAAAGCGATACTGGACAAATATTTATTTGGTGCGAGGTAAAACGATACGCGCTTGTAGCCAGTGGATTGAAAGAGACACCGTTTACTTTATTGATTACCTCAAACGAATAGGCATTGAGTATGATGAATCTCAGCTTGAGGGTTTGTTATTAGACGCGAAAGTAACGTCTAAGCAAAAAGCCTCCGTTCGAAGTCGTAAAGCAAACAGTCGATACCGTGGAAGTGCGATAGGCAATGCTCAAAACTTACTGGTAAGAAACGTCCTTAGCAACTTGGGCTCAGAGCAGTTTTCAGAAGAGGATTGGCAAGCAACTAAAGCTTATTTTAATCATACATGTGCTTATTGTGGTGAGGCGAAGGAATTAGTCATTGAGCATGCGATCCCCATCAATAAGGTCTATTTAGGAGAGCATAAACTTGGAAATTTGGTTCCAAGCTGCAAAGAGTGTAACAGTGCTAAAGCGAGCAAAGATTTTCGAGAGTTTCTTGACGGGAGTGACGATAAAATTGCAGTTATTGAGTCGTATATGGATAAACAGAACTATGTGCCACTAGAGAACAATGAACAAGTTAAGATGATCCTTGAAATGGCGTATAGAGAAGTAGGGGCCGTAGCTGAGCGTTATATCACGATTATCAATGAGCTGTTTGTACATGAAGACGATAACGATGATGTTTACAAAGGCGTGCTAGAGCAGGCTGAGAATTATAAGAAGAATGGGCAGTCGCTTTAA
- a CDS encoding class I SAM-dependent DNA methyltransferase yields MSANVLYTDLSGYYDLMCVDIDYQTQSNCVRRLHQIFGNEGKTHLDLGCGTGPHVRHFIDFGYQSNGLDLNRPMLDIAQLRCPEAKFSLQNMSNFEVFEPLDLITCFLYSIHYNDGIDKLKECIASVHRALKQGGIFCFNVVDKEKINNDLFVRHTTNQEQDNFTFRSGWYYSGESSKQALKLTIEKTTAGKTQVWNDEHPMVAFSFKQLIEILEPYFDVHIFEHDYDKLLPWGNISGNALITCVKA; encoded by the coding sequence ATGTCCGCCAATGTACTCTATACCGACCTATCTGGTTACTACGATTTAATGTGCGTCGACATTGACTACCAAACTCAGAGTAACTGCGTTCGTAGGCTACATCAGATTTTTGGCAACGAAGGTAAAACGCACTTAGACCTTGGATGTGGTACTGGCCCACATGTTCGACACTTTATTGATTTTGGCTATCAAAGCAACGGCCTTGATTTGAATAGACCTATGCTAGACATTGCTCAATTACGTTGTCCTGAAGCCAAATTCTCTTTGCAGAACATGAGCAACTTTGAAGTATTTGAACCTCTGGATCTGATTACTTGCTTCTTATATTCAATCCATTACAACGACGGCATAGACAAATTGAAAGAATGCATTGCGAGCGTTCACAGAGCACTTAAGCAAGGCGGTATATTCTGCTTCAATGTAGTAGACAAAGAGAAGATCAACAACGACCTGTTTGTTAGACACACAACGAACCAAGAACAAGACAATTTTACTTTCCGTTCCGGTTGGTATTACTCGGGTGAAAGCAGCAAGCAGGCGTTAAAACTCACGATTGAGAAAACCACCGCAGGTAAAACACAAGTTTGGAATGATGAACACCCGATGGTGGCGTTCTCGTTCAAACAGTTGATCGAAATATTGGAGCCCTATTTTGATGTTCATATCTTCGAACACGATTACGATAAGCTATTGCCTTGGGGTAACATTTCAGGAAATGCACTGATCACGTGTGTCAAAGCCTAG
- a CDS encoding DUF3859 domain-containing protein yields MAKRSAIVDMTSYGIYTMWDSKSKDLPKIQEFTTIVDAEIDVEFGYILNIKKAKGEKIRYCIYHPNITTDKGEVLEPFDGEEYVGNNDWDFYLGDTIWAPVSNKIGKWRMTVELKGNIIADKTFDLVAKDEGQFWKRRGF; encoded by the coding sequence ATGGCAAAGCGATCGGCTATCGTCGATATGACATCTTACGGCATCTACACGATGTGGGATTCTAAATCTAAAGATCTTCCCAAAATCCAAGAGTTCACCACCATCGTTGATGCCGAAATTGACGTAGAGTTTGGTTATATTCTGAATATTAAAAAAGCCAAAGGCGAAAAGATCCGCTACTGCATTTATCACCCGAACATCACCACAGACAAAGGCGAAGTGCTAGAACCATTCGATGGGGAAGAGTATGTCGGCAACAACGATTGGGATTTCTATCTAGGTGATACTATTTGGGCCCCTGTATCGAATAAAATCGGTAAATGGAGAATGACGGTCGAACTGAAAGGCAACATCATTGCAGATAAAACTTTCGATCTGGTCGCGAAAGATGAAGGTCAGTTCTGGAAACGTAGAGGTTTCTAG